ACGAGTTCGAGCTGGCTGTTCGCGTGGGCGTCGAAACTCGCCGTACACGAAGCGGTCGCGCCGGTCGGGTACTCGAGTTGGAAGGCGACGTGTTCGTCGACGCGGTCGAACGGCGGGCCGCTCGAGTGCGTCCCAGCGTACACCGAAACCGAATCGCACTCGAGTAAGAACCGAATCGTGTTCAGCGGGTAGACGCCGAGGTCGACCAGCGCACCGCCGCCGGCGAGATCGGGGTCGAGACGCCACGAGTCGGCGTCGGCGTACTCGAGCAGCGGATTCGAAAAGCCACCGTGGACCTGAACGACGTCACCGATCAGCCCGTCTTGAACCATCTCGCGGGTCCGGCGTACCGTCGGCTCCGTCTGCAGCCGGTAGGCGGTCATCAGCGTGACGCCGGCGTCCTCGCAGGCGTCGATCACCTCCCGTGCCCGGTCGACGGTGATCTCGAGGGGTTTCTCGCAGATGACGTGTTTTCCCCGGCCGGCCGCGTTCGTGGCGTATCTTCCGTGGAGAGCATTGGGTGCGGCGATGTACACCGCATCGTAGCAATCGCCGCACTCTCCATCGAGAAAGGCGTCGTAGTCGATGACGTAGTCGACGTCGAACGTCGCGGCGGTCCGGTTCGCTCGTTCGGGAGAGCCGCTGACCAGCACGGTCGTCTCGCAGTACGACCCCGCCCGAATGCCGGGGAGCGCTCGATCACGGGCGAAGCCGCCGACGCCGACGACGGCGAGTCGGATCCGCTCGTCGATCGACTCCCGCTGCCAGTCTCGCCGTGTGAAGTTCCTGAAGTAGTCCTCGAGTGCCATGTGCGTTCTACGACAGGAACTGGCTAAGTTCCCCGTTCGGTCGTTTCGGACGATCAGCCTGCCGTGAAGATCGGGGAAGTCATCGGACGGCGTCCGAAGTCATCCGGCGAACCAGCTCAAGGAGTGAAGATAAAATCTTTTCAATGATTGGTAGTGAACGTATACTATCACAGGTATCGGAAATGGTCAAGATGGAAACTTCGGAGCTGGAAACCGATCTGAGTCTGTTCAAGTACGACCACCTCGAGCAGTTACCACCGAGGTATCGGGAACTCGATGAAGCCGAGCGAACGGAACGCATCGAGACCGCGCTCGAGGAACTGGGCGACGACGTGGTGATCCTGGGTCACAACTACCAGCGTCGGGAAATCGTCGAGCACGCGGATTTCGTCGGTGACTCCTACCAGCTCTCGAAAGAGGCTGCGAACGCCGAGGCCGAGTACGTGATCTTCGGCGGCGTGACGTTCATGGCCGAGTCCGCGGACATCATCACGGACGACGACCAGACCGTGATCCTCCCGAGTATGGAGGCGTCGTGTCCGATGGCGGGGATGGCCGAGGCCTTACAGGTCGACGCCGCCTGGGCGGAGATCACCGCGGCCGCACCCGATGCCGAGATCATCCCGATCACGTACATGAACTCCTACGCCGACCTGAAGGCGTTCTGCGCCGAACAGGGCGGGCTGGTCTGTACCTCCTCGAACGCCCACCGCGCCTTCGAGTGGGCGTTCGAGCGCGGCGACAAAGTGCTCTTTTTGCCCGACAAACACCTCGGCGAGAACACCGCCCACCGGCTGGGAATGGACGACCGGATCGCGACGTGGGACCCGTGGGATCCCGACGGGAAGGATCCCGAGGCAGTCGCCGAGAGCGACATCATCCTCTGGGACGGCTACTGCCAGGTCCACGAGCGGTTCCGGGTCGACCACGTCAAGGCGGTTCGCGAGGAGAATCCGGACGCGAAGGTGATCGTCCACCCAGAGTGTCGCCGCGAGGTCGTCGAAGCCGCCGACAGGGCGGGCTCGACCGCCGACATCTGCCGGACGGTAGAGGAGGCAGCCCCCGGCGAGACCTGGGCGATCGGCACCGAGATCCACCTCACCGAGCACCTCGCGCGCTGGCACCCCGAGGTGAACGTGCTTCCCCTCTGTGGGGACGCCTGCATGGACTGTAACGCGATGCGCCAGATCGACCCGAACTACCTCACCTGGGTGCTCGAGGAACTCGCCGCCGGCCGCGAGCGCAACGTCATCGAGGTCGCCCCCGGCGAGAAGGAACTCGCGAAAGTCGCCCTCGAGCGGATGCTGGAGGTCTGAGATGGTCGGCGACGACACCACAACTACACCAGAGGACGGGGAAACCGCCGACGTGCTCGTCGTCGGCTCGGGTATCGCCGGCTGTGCGGCGGCCCTGGCGGCCGCCCGCGGGGGTTCGGACG
Above is a genomic segment from Natrononativus amylolyticus containing:
- the gfo6 gene encoding D-xylose 1-dehydrogenase Gfo6; this translates as MALEDYFRNFTRRDWQRESIDERIRLAVVGVGGFARDRALPGIRAGSYCETTVLVSGSPERANRTAATFDVDYVIDYDAFLDGECGDCYDAVYIAAPNALHGRYATNAAGRGKHVICEKPLEITVDRAREVIDACEDAGVTLMTAYRLQTEPTVRRTREMVQDGLIGDVVQVHGGFSNPLLEYADADSWRLDPDLAGGGALVDLGVYPLNTIRFLLECDSVSVYAGTHSSGPPFDRVDEHVAFQLEYPTGATASCTASFDAHANSQLELVGTDGMIRIASPFGGVVPHDMVIESGDMRMEYTGAPTDEVREEFDYFGYCVLTDTEPEPDGEDGVTDLRAIEAAYESAESGERVALE
- the nadA gene encoding quinolinate synthase NadA, with the translated sequence MVKMETSELETDLSLFKYDHLEQLPPRYRELDEAERTERIETALEELGDDVVILGHNYQRREIVEHADFVGDSYQLSKEAANAEAEYVIFGGVTFMAESADIITDDDQTVILPSMEASCPMAGMAEALQVDAAWAEITAAAPDAEIIPITYMNSYADLKAFCAEQGGLVCTSSNAHRAFEWAFERGDKVLFLPDKHLGENTAHRLGMDDRIATWDPWDPDGKDPEAVAESDIILWDGYCQVHERFRVDHVKAVREENPDAKVIVHPECRREVVEAADRAGSTADICRTVEEAAPGETWAIGTEIHLTEHLARWHPEVNVLPLCGDACMDCNAMRQIDPNYLTWVLEELAAGRERNVIEVAPGEKELAKVALERMLEV